TTATCCAAGAAACTAGCTGCTAAAACCTTCTCTGCTACTTCTGCAAGTCTATCTTGATCAGCAAGGTTTCCATAAACTGAATCAATTTGAACCTCTTGACCTGCTTCTAGCATTTTTTTAGTTGCAGACATAGCTGTTGGGAATCTATTCTCTAAGATCTGTTCTCCCTTATAATCAGCTAATTCCTCTCTAATAAACCCAAGTGGTTCATCTAAGCTAGTCATTTCAGCAAAAACAACATCTGGGTCAACTAATGGCATTAGTAGTTTATTATTTTCTCCTTCTTTTACAAAAGAAAGATAGAAATTACCTGCATCCATCTGTTTTACTTCTGCTTCATCCTCAGCTGAAGCTCTAAGCTTATAAAAAGGAGTCTTATTTTCAAAAGAATAAACCTTAGCCCATGCAGAAACAGTCTGACTAACTTCTTTTAAAGCCCCATTCTCCATACCATAAGGTACTAATATAGGCATACCATCCAGAACTTCAACTTCTTGATCTTTATCAGAAATATTTTTTACTTTTACCCTGCGGACTAAAGCACCAAAATCTTCATTAGGTACGATGAAATAATTTACTTTAACCTTAAATCCTAATTTTAAATTTTCTTCTTCAATTGTTAAAGCATGAGGAGCAATTGTCATCTTGGTTGAAACTCCCTCACTCAACTTTCTAAAGGGTTCATAAACAATTTCTTCTAAATCTTTTTTTAGCTTAATAAAGGTTCTAAAACCTTTAGTTGGAACATTGCGATAGGACTTATTAGCTGGGAAAAATTCCATAATCGGATTATCCTTATCCTTAGATCCAAAACTAGCAATTCCTTGACCCCGATTAACATAGAAAGCCCAGATAGGAATTCCTAATTTACCAGCAATCCCAGGTAAGAAACTTGCAAAAGTACGTTTATTCTGATAATTTTCTATAATAAAATGTCCTTTTTCATTTAGTGAAAATTCTTTACTCATTTATGTTACCTCCCTCTATTATTGTTCTAAATAAAGATAAACTTAATGATATTTTCAAATTTATTTGTTCATAACTATACAAGTTGAACTAATTATTTTCATAAAGGATATAAAGCAAAACTTTTTTGATGCAGACTAAAATCTGATTTAAAACTTTAATTCATTTAATTTTTCAATCTTTAATCTCTATTTATCTGTGTAAATCTTCATCCCAATCTTCTTATAGTGAGCTTAATATAAAGAACTTTAATACAGTTATATACACTTTATTTCAATTAGATCATTCAATGTATTATTAAGCTCTGATCTTGCCCAATTAGCTATACTTTTGTCCTTATATTGCCTATAAGTGGACTCAATTATCATGATAAGATATAAATATATTTTATACAACATACACCTTATTTCCTCATCTTTACTTAAACTATCTTTTCCCATATATGCATCCATGAAAATATTATTTCTCATAAGAAACCCACATACTGCTTCCAATAATGGATCTCCAAATAAAGCACGCTCACAATCTACAATTCCAGTAATTTGGGCTGATTTGGGATCTACAAAAATATTTCCTTCCCATAAATCCTTATGAACAAGTGATGGGGTTTTTACTTGATTTAATATATCTCTTTGTTCATTGAGAATATCATATAACTTATCATTTTTATATGAAAATGATATTCTAACATCTTTAGCATCATCCAAAAGATCTTTTATCATATTTAAAAAAGCTTCTGCCCATGTACTAAACCTCTTATTTTCTTGAGAGATATGACCAAAATAATCTCCTCTTATCATATTTATCTTCTTAACAATTTTACCTAGTTCTAAATAAATAGCATTATACTGTTG
Above is a window of Orenia marismortui DSM 5156 DNA encoding:
- a CDS encoding phosphotransferase family protein, with protein sequence MQSITKTKLRKEEVIRLTQEAFGRDVKLEKIRELTDGFFNTAYMIDISEGPKTVLKVSPVKDVQVMRYENNLMKTEVFALNEMYKSEGIPVPKVLYYDSSGEIIDSEFFFMEFVSGSSLDKIREQLTEQQYNAIYLELGKIVKKINMIRGDYFGHISQENKRFSTWAEAFLNMIKDLLDDAKDVRISFSYKNDKLYDILNEQRDILNQVKTPSLVHKDLWEGNIFVDPKSAQITGIVDCERALFGDPLLEAVCGFLMRNNIFMDAYMGKDSLSKDEEIRCMLYKIYLYLIMIIESTYRQYKDKSIANWARSELNNTLNDLIEIKCI